The Skermanella rosea genomic sequence ATCCGCGCATCCGGTACCAGACGTCATGACCGTGATCCCGACCGACGCGAAGGCGGCGCCCCGCGAGCCGGGCAGGGCCCGGGTCCTCCTGGGCTATCTCGTCCACGACAAGCTGGCGCTGATCTCCGCGATATACCTGCTGTTCCTGATCGCCGCGGCGATCCTCGGCCCGCTGCTGGTCGGCGACCTGGCGACCAAGCTGGGCCTGCGCCAGCGCAACCTGCCGCCGTTCACGCTCGACCAGGGCTGGGCCTACGTGCTGGGCGCCGACACCCTCGGCCGCAGCATCCTCGCCCGCCTGGTGGTGGGGGCGCAGAACACCCTCGGCATCGCCGCGGCGGCCGTGCTGACCTCCGCCCTGGTCGGCGGCGCGCTGGGCCTGGTCGCCGGCTATTCCAACCGGTGGTACAGCCAGGCGATCATGCGGCTGGCCGACATCGTCATGAGCTTCCCGTCGCTGCTGCTGGCGCTGATCGTGCTCTACACGCTCGGGCCGAGCATTCCCAACCTGATCATCGTCCTGGCGATCACCCGGGTGCCCATATACCTGCGGACGACCCGCGCCGAGGTGCTGGAGCTCCGCGAGCGCATGTTCGTGAGCGCCGCGAAGGCGATGGGCGCCGGCTCGCTGCGCATCGTGCTGCGGCATATAGCGCCGCTGGTGGCGCCCACGCTGGTCACCATCGCCGCGATCGACTTCGCCTCGGTCATCCTGGCGGAATCGGCGCTCAGCTTCCTAGGCCTCGGCATCCAGCCGCCGCAGTTCACCTGGGGCGCCATGGTCGCGACCGGGCGGGGATACCTGGCGAGCGCCTGGTGGGTCGCGTTCTGGCCCGGCTTCGCGATCCTGCTGACGACGCTTTCGCTCAACCTGCTGTCGAGCTGGGCCAGGACGGTCGCCGATCCGCAGCAGCGGTGGCGGCTCCAGACACTGCGGAGGGCTCCGCGATGACCGGAGGAACCATCCCGAAGAAACCCATCCTGGAGGTGCGGGGGCTGACGGTCGACTTCCTGTCCGACCGCGACCCGTTCCGCGCCGTCAGCTCGGTCGATTTCCACGTCTGCCCCGGGGAAACGCTCTGCATCCTGGGGGAGAGCGGCTCGGGCAAGAGCGTCAGCACCAGCGCCATCATGGGGCTGATCGACACGCCGCCGGGCGACATCGTCGCCGGCCGTATGGTGTTCGACGGCCGCGACCTGTCGGCCATGACGGGGGAGGAGCGGCGCGACCTGAACGGTCGCCGGATCGCCATGATCTTCCAGGATCCGCTGGCGCACCTCAACCCGGTCTACACGATCGGCTGGCAGATCGCGGAGGTGTTCGAGGCCCACGGCATCGCCCGGGGAGGCGAGGCGAGGCGGCGGGCGGTCGACCTGCTGCGCCGGGTCGGGATCCCCGATCCGGAACACCGGGTCGACCAGTATCCCCACCAGTTCTCGGGCGGCCAGCGCCAGCGCGTGATGATCGCCATGGCCATAGCGCTCCAGCCCTCCGTGATCATCGCCGACGAGCCGACGACCGCGCTGGACGTCAGCGTCCAGGCGCAGATCCTGGACCTGCTGCGCGACCTCCAGGCCGAGTACGGCATGGCGCTCGTCCTGATCACCCACGACCTGGAGGTGGCGGCCTCCATGGCCGACCGGGTCATGGTGATGAAGGGCGGCCGGATCGTCGAGGAGGGCGAGGCCAGGACGGTCTTCACCCGGCCGAAGCACGACTATACCCGCGCGCTGCTGTCGGCCCTGCCGCACGCCGACGACGCTGACTCCCACCGGCGTTCCGGCACGGCCGCCGGCGAGCCGATCCTGCGGGTCGAGAACATCGTCAAGCGCTACACCCTGGGCGCCGGCCTGTTCGGCCCCGCCAAATTCGTCGATGCCGTCAACGACGTCAGCTTCGTGGTCGGCAAGGGCGAGACGGTCGGCATCGTCGGCGAGTCCGGGTCCGGCAAGTCCAGCGTCGCGCGCATCCTGCTGCGCCTCAACGAGCCGACCTCGGGCCGGGCGCTCTACAAGGGGGAGGACATCTTCGGCATGGACCGGCGCGCGCTGCTCAAGCTGCGGCGGAAGGTGCAGATGGTGTTCCAGGATCCCTACGGGTCCATGAACCCCAGGATGGACGTACGCACGATCATCTCGGAACCGCTCCGGATCCACCGCGATATCCTGCCCAAGGCCCGGTGGAACGACCGGGTGGTCGAACTCCTGGAGTTGGTCGGGCTGAAGGCGGAGCACGCCGCCCGACACATCCACCAGTTCTCGGGCGGGCAGCGCCAGCGGATAGCGATCGCCCGGGCGCTCGCCAGCGACCCCGAGCTGATCGTCTGCGACGAGGCGGTGTCGGCCCTGGACGTCTCGATCCAGGCTCAGGTGATCGACCTGCTCGCCGACCTGCGGACCCGCTTAGGCCTGTCCTACATCTTCATCACCCACGACCTGCCGATCGTCCGGCATTTCGCCGACCGCATCATCGTCATGAAGCACGGCGAGATCGTCGAGCAGGGCGCCACGCAGGCGCTGTTCTCCAACCCGCAACATCCCTACACGCGCACGCTGCTGAACGCGACGCCCCATCCCAAGTGGGAGACCGGCGCCGCGGTCGGCGCTGCCGCGCTTCCTGACAGGCAGGCACTTCCATGAAATTCGACAAGCAGGATCTGAAACGGGCCCTGACCGGCATCTCCGGCATCCTGGTGACGCCGTTCGACGCCGAGGACCGGCTGGTCCCCGCCCTCCAGGCGCCGATCGTGGACCGCGCGGTGGCGGCCGGCGTCCACATCCTGGTCGCCAACGGCAACACCGGCGAGTTCTACGCCCTGACCACCGAAGAGGCGGAAACGATGGTGCGGGCATCGGCGCGCCACGTGGACGGGCGCGCTCCCCTGGTGGCCGGCGTCGGCCGCGCCATCGGGGACGCCTGCCGTCTGGCCAGGGTCTCGGCGGAGGCGGGGGCCGACGCGCTGATGGTCCACCAGCCTCCCGACCCGTTCGTGGCGCCGCGCGGCATCGCGGAATACGTGAAGCGCGTCGCCGACGCCTCCGGCGGCCTGCCGCTGGTGATATATCTCCGTAACGACGCGATCGGGGTCAAGGCCATCGAGGCCCTGTGCGCGGTCGAGGGCGTGGTCGGGGTCAAGTGGGCGACGCCCAACCCCCTGAAGCTGGCCGAGGCCATGGCCGCCTGCGATCCGGACATCGTCTGGGTCGGCGGGCTGGCGGAAGTCTGGGCGCCGCCGCTCTATGCCGTCGGCGCGCGGGGCTTCACTTCGGGCCTGATCAATGTCTGGCCCGAAAGGTCGGTGGCGATCCACGCGGCCCTGGAAAGCGGAGACTACCCCGAGGCGCGCCGCCTGATCGCCGGGATGCGGGCTTTCGAGGACATCCGGGCCCAGGAGATGAACGGCACCAACGTGACGGGCGTGAAGGCGGCGCTGCGCCTGCTGGGACACGACTGCGGCGCCACCCGCCCGCCCTCGGCTTGGCCGCTGACCGAGGCCCAGTCCGCGATGCTGGCCGCCTTCGTCGAGGCCAACGGCCTCCGGCGGCTTGCCTGACGGAAAAGAAATTCTGTCCAAGGGGAGGAAACCGATGAAGACGAAGAAATCCTGCAGGGGCACCGCGGCGCTCCTGGCGTCGGCGCTGGCACTGGCCCTGTCGGCGGCCCTGTCAGCGGGTCCGGCGCTCGCGGCGCCGGGGGAGATCACGGTCGTCCTGCCGGAGCAGCCGGCCAACCTGGATCCCTGCCGGTCGATCCGCAACGACATCGGCCGCATCATCAACATGAACATCACGGAGACCCTGACCGACATCCAGGCGGAGGAGGGCACCGTGGAGCCCTTCCTGGCCACCGGCTGGCAGCAGGTGGACGACCTGACCTGGCGCTTCACGCTGCGCGACGGCGTCAAGTTCCAGGACGGAGCGGACTTCGACGCCGCGGCGGTCGTCCATACGATCAACCGGCTGATGAACCCGAACCTGTCCTGCGACAGCCGCTCCAAGTTCGGCGACATCAAGCTGACGCCCAAGGCGGTCGATCCTCGGACCGTCGAGATCAAGTCCGACATCCCGATCCCCATCCTCCCGACCCTGATGGGCACGGTCCAGATCGTCTCCCCGAACCTGCCGATGGACAAGGAGACCAACAGCCCGGTCGGCACCGGTCCCTACCGGCTGGACGGCGCGTCGCCGGAGCGGGTGGTCCTGACCCGGTTCGACGGGTACTGGGGGGAAGACCCGGAAGTCGCCCGCGCCACCTTCGTCTGGCGCCCGGAATCGGCCATCCGCGCCGCCATGGTCTCGACCGGCGAGGCCGACCTGACGCCGACCATCGCGGTCCAGGACGCCACCGACCCGGATACCGACTTCGCCTACCTGAATTCCGAGACGACGCGCATGCGCATCGACGCGCAGATGCCGCCGCTGGACGATCGCCGGGTCCGCGAGGCGCTCAACCTCGCCATCGACTGGGACGCGCTGGGCAGCGCCCTGTTCGGCGACGACGTGCTCCGCGCCTCGCAGATGGTGGCGCCGGGGGTCAGGGGCCACAATCCGGACATCAAGCCCTGGGGGTACGATCCGCAACGGGCGAGGCAGCTGCTCGAAGCCGCCCGCGCCGACGGCGTTCCGGTGGACAAGGAGATCCGGCTGATCGCCCGCAACGGCTTCTTCCCCAACTCGGCGGAATCACTCGAGGCGATGATGGGCATGTGGGAGGAGGTCGGCTTCAACATGACCATGGTGCAGCTGGAGGCCGCGGACTGGGTCCGCTACCTGGACAAGCCGTTCCCGCCGGAACGCGGCCCGACGCTGTTCCAGCAGCAGCACGACAACAACACCGGCGACGCCGGCTTCACCGCCCCGGTCATGTATTCGAGCGGCGGGCAGTACTCGACCATCGCCGACCCCGAGGTGGACCGGCTGCTCCGGCAGGCGATGAGCGCCACCGGCGACGAGCGTGCCAAGCTGTTCCAGGAGGTCTTCGCCCGGGTCCATGACGAGGTCGTCGCGGATGTCCCGATGTACCACATGATCGGGTACACCCGCGTCGGCCGGCGCATCGAGGGCTGGCGGCCGTCCCTCAAGACCAACAGCGAGATCCGGCTTTCGGAAATCGACCTTAAGGACTGACGATCCGGACGGCGGCGCCCCGATCGGCGGGCGCCGCCCATTCCCGCAGGGGCAGGCATTGACTCAGATTTCCAGGACCGGCGCCGCCGCGTGGCTGCCGCCGGTGATCGTCGGCGCGCTCTTCATGGCGGTCAACTCGGCCGTGGGCGCGTTCGACGCGGTCATCGTCCGCTTCGTCGCGGCCGAGGTCCATCCCTTCGGGATCGTCTTCTTCCGCAACCTCTTCAGCCTTCTCTTCCTCGCCTTCTTCCTGGGGCGGATCGGACCGCACCCGTTCCGCTCCCCCCTGTGGCCGGTCCACTGCCTGCGGGCGGTCATGAAGCTCGGGGCCCTGGTGGCCTATTTCTACGCCGTGACCCTGCTGCCCTTGTCGGTGGCGATCGCCGTGGCCTTCACCACGCCCCTGTTCGTCTCGCTCGGCTCCATCCTGTTCCTGGGCGAACGCCCGCGTCCCCTCCGGCTGCTGGCGCTCGCCGCGGGTTTCGGCGGGGTCTGGATCGTCCTGCGCCCGGACGCGGTGCCCGTCGGGATGGGCGCGGTCCTGGCGCTGGGCGCGGCGGTCGCGCTGGCGGGGGTCGCCCTCCTGATGAAGGTCTCCTCCTCGCGCGAGCCCGCGCTCCGGATCGTCTTGTTCAATCTGCTGGTGACGGTGCCGGTGGCGTTCCTGCTCTGCCTGCCGGTCTGGACCACGCCGTCGGCCGGCAGCCTCCTGCTCCTCGCGGTGCAGGGCGCCGGGGGCCTCGCCGCCCAGTTCGCCTTTGCCCGCGCGATGAAGCTTGCCGACGCGTCGCTCCTCATCCTGGTGGACTTCATCCGGCTGCCGCTCGCCGTGTTCCTCGGCCTCGCGCTGTTCGGCGAGCCAGTCGAAATCGCGGTCTTCGTCGGTGGTGGAATCATCCTCGCCTCGCTTCTCCTGCTGCTTCGGCAGGAACGGAGGGCAGCCCGGCAGGGGCCATAGGGCCATTGACCCGGTGGCCGGCATCTGGTCGCCATCGAGGGCATTGGACCGGCCTTTTGCAGGGTAGGAAAGGGAAGGGCTCAGTCCCCGCCGCGGGATGAAGTGGCGTCACCTGGCGCCGGCGATCGCCCGCGTCGCCCTTTCCTCGTTCTCCCGCGTCGCCGTCGCCAGGCTGACGATCACCAGGACGGCGACGGAGCAGGGCAGCGCGAACAGCACGCTGTTCCAGCCCAGCGGCTTGCCGAGCGCCAGTTCCCACACCAGGGTCGCCACGCCGCCGGTCAGGATCGCCGAGAGGCCCCCCGCGGGCGTCGCCTTGCGCCAGACCAGGGCGGCCAGCAGGGCCGGAGTGATGGCGGCGCCGTACATGGTGTAGGAATACATCTGCAAGGCCAGGATGGTCGGGAAGAAGGTGCCGAGCGCGTAGGCCAGGACTCCCAGCCCGACGACCGCCAGCCGGTCGAACATCAGCCGGCGCTCGGGCGCCACCGTCCTGCCCATCAGGGATCCGTGGAGGTCGTACATCACGTTCGCGGACGCCGACAGGAGGTACGAATTGCCGGTCGTGATGATGATCGCGACGGCCGCCGCCAGCAGCATGCCGCCCAGCAGGACCGGGAGTTTCTGGTTCGCCAGCGAAAGCACCGCCGTGGCCGGGTCGATCTCGGGCAGCAGGACGGCGGCCGAGGCGGCGAGCACCAGGATGATGCCGATGGTCAGGACGGAGCCCACGAAGAAGCCGATCGCCGCGATCCGGGCCGTCTTCGGGTTCTCCGCCGCGGAGAACCGCTGGTAGACGTTCTGGTCGCCCAGCAGCAGCAGGAACAGGGGCAGGAAGTAGCCGAGCATCTGCGGTAGGGTGAGGCCGCCCGTGAGGGTCTGCTTGGCCTCGGGAAGGGCCGCGACCATGCCGTCCAGCCCGCCCGTCTGCGACAGGATCAGCGGCACCGCGGCGATCAGCGAGACCAGGATGAAGATGGCGCTGATGAAGTCCGTGTAGGCCACGGACACCAGGCCGCCGATCGTGGCGAGGAAGATGATGATGGCCGCCGCGATCAGGGTCGCCTGCCACTCGGGGATGCCCGTCGTGATGTGGAGGACCTTGCCCCCGCCGATGAACTGGTAGGAGGTGATCCCGATGAAGGCGAAAAGGATGATCAGCGCCGAGACCGCGCGGGCCGCCTTGCCGTAGCGGATCTCCAGGATCTCGGGCACGGTGTAGCGCGCCGCGACGCGGACTT encodes the following:
- a CDS encoding ABC transporter substrate-binding protein, which encodes MKTKKSCRGTAALLASALALALSAALSAGPALAAPGEITVVLPEQPANLDPCRSIRNDIGRIINMNITETLTDIQAEEGTVEPFLATGWQQVDDLTWRFTLRDGVKFQDGADFDAAAVVHTINRLMNPNLSCDSRSKFGDIKLTPKAVDPRTVEIKSDIPIPILPTLMGTVQIVSPNLPMDKETNSPVGTGPYRLDGASPERVVLTRFDGYWGEDPEVARATFVWRPESAIRAAMVSTGEADLTPTIAVQDATDPDTDFAYLNSETTRMRIDAQMPPLDDRRVREALNLAIDWDALGSALFGDDVLRASQMVAPGVRGHNPDIKPWGYDPQRARQLLEAARADGVPVDKEIRLIARNGFFPNSAESLEAMMGMWEEVGFNMTMVQLEAADWVRYLDKPFPPERGPTLFQQQHDNNTGDAGFTAPVMYSSGGQYSTIADPEVDRLLRQAMSATGDERAKLFQEVFARVHDEVVADVPMYHMIGYTRVGRRIEGWRPSLKTNSEIRLSEIDLKD
- a CDS encoding dihydrodipicolinate synthase family protein codes for the protein MKFDKQDLKRALTGISGILVTPFDAEDRLVPALQAPIVDRAVAAGVHILVANGNTGEFYALTTEEAETMVRASARHVDGRAPLVAGVGRAIGDACRLARVSAEAGADALMVHQPPDPFVAPRGIAEYVKRVADASGGLPLVIYLRNDAIGVKAIEALCAVEGVVGVKWATPNPLKLAEAMAACDPDIVWVGGLAEVWAPPLYAVGARGFTSGLINVWPERSVAIHAALESGDYPEARRLIAGMRAFEDIRAQEMNGTNVTGVKAALRLLGHDCGATRPPSAWPLTEAQSAMLAAFVEANGLRRLA
- a CDS encoding ABC transporter ATP-binding protein, giving the protein MTGGTIPKKPILEVRGLTVDFLSDRDPFRAVSSVDFHVCPGETLCILGESGSGKSVSTSAIMGLIDTPPGDIVAGRMVFDGRDLSAMTGEERRDLNGRRIAMIFQDPLAHLNPVYTIGWQIAEVFEAHGIARGGEARRRAVDLLRRVGIPDPEHRVDQYPHQFSGGQRQRVMIAMAIALQPSVIIADEPTTALDVSVQAQILDLLRDLQAEYGMALVLITHDLEVAASMADRVMVMKGGRIVEEGEARTVFTRPKHDYTRALLSALPHADDADSHRRSGTAAGEPILRVENIVKRYTLGAGLFGPAKFVDAVNDVSFVVGKGETVGIVGESGSGKSSVARILLRLNEPTSGRALYKGEDIFGMDRRALLKLRRKVQMVFQDPYGSMNPRMDVRTIISEPLRIHRDILPKARWNDRVVELLELVGLKAEHAARHIHQFSGGQRQRIAIARALASDPELIVCDEAVSALDVSIQAQVIDLLADLRTRLGLSYIFITHDLPIVRHFADRIIVMKHGEIVEQGATQALFSNPQHPYTRTLLNATPHPKWETGAAVGAAALPDRQALP
- a CDS encoding ABC transporter permease, with translation MTVIPTDAKAAPREPGRARVLLGYLVHDKLALISAIYLLFLIAAAILGPLLVGDLATKLGLRQRNLPPFTLDQGWAYVLGADTLGRSILARLVVGAQNTLGIAAAAVLTSALVGGALGLVAGYSNRWYSQAIMRLADIVMSFPSLLLALIVLYTLGPSIPNLIIVLAITRVPIYLRTTRAEVLELRERMFVSAAKAMGAGSLRIVLRHIAPLVAPTLVTIAAIDFASVILAESALSFLGLGIQPPQFTWGAMVATGRGYLASAWWVAFWPGFAILLTTLSLNLLSSWARTVADPQQRWRLQTLRRAPR
- a CDS encoding sodium:solute symporter family protein — translated: MQIVIIAAYLLFVCVFGVYIMRKLVKDSDDFMVAGRSLSKAVLAGTLLATFVGSGTIVGGASFVFQYGPFAGIFFFLGTPIGVLILYFWLADKVRVAARYTVPEILEIRYGKAARAVSALIILFAFIGITSYQFIGGGKVLHITTGIPEWQATLIAAAIIIFLATIGGLVSVAYTDFISAIFILVSLIAAVPLILSQTGGLDGMVAALPEAKQTLTGGLTLPQMLGYFLPLFLLLLGDQNVYQRFSAAENPKTARIAAIGFFVGSVLTIGIILVLAASAAVLLPEIDPATAVLSLANQKLPVLLGGMLLAAAVAIIITTGNSYLLSASANVMYDLHGSLMGRTVAPERRLMFDRLAVVGLGVLAYALGTFFPTILALQMYSYTMYGAAITPALLAALVWRKATPAGGLSAILTGGVATLVWELALGKPLGWNSVLFALPCSVAVLVIVSLATATRENEERATRAIAGAR
- a CDS encoding DMT family transporter, with product MAVNSAVGAFDAVIVRFVAAEVHPFGIVFFRNLFSLLFLAFFLGRIGPHPFRSPLWPVHCLRAVMKLGALVAYFYAVTLLPLSVAIAVAFTTPLFVSLGSILFLGERPRPLRLLALAAGFGGVWIVLRPDAVPVGMGAVLALGAAVALAGVALLMKVSSSREPALRIVLFNLLVTVPVAFLLCLPVWTTPSAGSLLLLAVQGAGGLAAQFAFARAMKLADASLLILVDFIRLPLAVFLGLALFGEPVEIAVFVGGGIILASLLLLLRQERRAARQGP